A stretch of the Panicum virgatum strain AP13 chromosome 9N, P.virgatum_v5, whole genome shotgun sequence genome encodes the following:
- the LOC120688252 gene encoding E3 ubiquitin-protein ligase BIG BROTHER-like isoform X1: MNSSRQMELHYINTGFPYTVTESFMDFFEGLTYAHADFALADGFQDQGNPYWAMMHANSYKYGYSAPGNYYSYAHAYDIDDYMHRADGGRRIWDNTTPVNNVDSGNVVLQGGEASRTTANSTTEECIQQAHQSPGSPQVVWQDNIDPDNMTYELPSCAASIWFNQWNCSYNNVISMELLDLGEAVGTQSRGLSQEHISLLSVTKYKCGFFSRKRTRRERCVICQMEYRRGNLQMTLPCKHVYHASCVTRWLSINKVCPVCFAEVPGEEPKRQ, translated from the exons ATGAACAGCAGTCGACAAATGGAACTCCACTACATAAACACTGGATTTCCGTACACTGTTACCGAGAGCTTCATGGATTTCTTTGAAGGTCTCACCTATGCTCATGCTGACTTTGCTCTTGCGGATGGCTTTCAGGATCAG GGTAATCCATACTGGGCAATGATGCATGCAAACTCGTACAAGTATGGATATTCTGCTCCAGGGAACTATTACAGTTACGCCCATGCCTACGACATAGATGATTACATGCATAGAGCAGATGGTGGGCGCAGAATATGGGATAACACTACACCTGTAAACAATGTGGACTCTGGCAATGTTGTACTGCAGGGTGGTGAAGCTTCTCGTACAACTGCAAATTCTACCACTGAGGAAT GCATCCAACAGGCACATCAAAGTCCGGGTAGTCCTCAG GTTGTTTGGCAAGATAACATTGATCCTGACAATATGACATATGAG TTGCCTTCGTGCGCTGCTTCTATTTGGTTCAATCAATGGAACTGTTCATATAACAATGTGATTTCAATG GAATTGTTGGACTTGGGGGAGGCAGTTGGAACCCAGAGCCGTGGTCTCTCCCAAGAACACATTTCATTGCTTTCTGTCACAAAGTACAAGTGTGGTTTCTTTTCAAGGAAGAGAACACGCCGTGAAAG GTGTGTGATTTGCCAAATGGAGTACAGGAGAGGAAATTTGCAGATGACGCTTCCCTGCAAGCATGTATACCATGCCAGCTGTGTGACAAGATGGCTTAGCATAAACAAG GTATGCCCTGTTTGCTTCGCCGAAGTTCCTGGTGAGGAACCCAAGAGGCAATGA
- the LOC120688252 gene encoding E3 ubiquitin-protein ligase BIG BROTHER-like isoform X2: MNSSRQMELHYINTGFPYTVTESFMDFFEGLTYAHADFALADGFQDQGNPYWAMMHANSYKYGYSAPGNYYSYAHAYDIDDYMHRADGGRRIWDNTTPVNNVDSGNVVLQGGEASRTTANSTTEECIQQAHQSPGSPQVVWQDNIDPDNMTYEELLDLGEAVGTQSRGLSQEHISLLSVTKYKCGFFSRKRTRRERCVICQMEYRRGNLQMTLPCKHVYHASCVTRWLSINKVCPVCFAEVPGEEPKRQ, translated from the exons ATGAACAGCAGTCGACAAATGGAACTCCACTACATAAACACTGGATTTCCGTACACTGTTACCGAGAGCTTCATGGATTTCTTTGAAGGTCTCACCTATGCTCATGCTGACTTTGCTCTTGCGGATGGCTTTCAGGATCAG GGTAATCCATACTGGGCAATGATGCATGCAAACTCGTACAAGTATGGATATTCTGCTCCAGGGAACTATTACAGTTACGCCCATGCCTACGACATAGATGATTACATGCATAGAGCAGATGGTGGGCGCAGAATATGGGATAACACTACACCTGTAAACAATGTGGACTCTGGCAATGTTGTACTGCAGGGTGGTGAAGCTTCTCGTACAACTGCAAATTCTACCACTGAGGAAT GCATCCAACAGGCACATCAAAGTCCGGGTAGTCCTCAG GTTGTTTGGCAAGATAACATTGATCCTGACAATATGACATATGAG GAATTGTTGGACTTGGGGGAGGCAGTTGGAACCCAGAGCCGTGGTCTCTCCCAAGAACACATTTCATTGCTTTCTGTCACAAAGTACAAGTGTGGTTTCTTTTCAAGGAAGAGAACACGCCGTGAAAG GTGTGTGATTTGCCAAATGGAGTACAGGAGAGGAAATTTGCAGATGACGCTTCCCTGCAAGCATGTATACCATGCCAGCTGTGTGACAAGATGGCTTAGCATAAACAAG GTATGCCCTGTTTGCTTCGCCGAAGTTCCTGGTGAGGAACCCAAGAGGCAATGA